A DNA window from Methylobacterium sp. NMS14P contains the following coding sequences:
- a CDS encoding tRNA1(Val) (adenine(37)-N6)-methyltransferase produces the protein MTAEADSGTDPFLGGRLRLHQPPRGAHRAGTDAVLLARLLAPRAGDRLCDVGAGTGAVGLACAALAPGLRPTLVERDPALAGQARANAALNGIDAQVLVADVLAPAAERRAAGLLPDSFDVVLTNPPFFAAGGHRASPNPGRAAAHTFAGGDLDTWIRTCTAILRPGGRLGLIHRADALPACLDALRGRYGKLAIRPVHPRGDAPAIRVLIAATRGSRASPSLLPPLVLHGAGGAFTDEAEALHRGAPWQAP, from the coding sequence GTGACGGCCGAGGCCGACAGCGGGACCGATCCCTTCCTCGGCGGCCGCCTGCGCCTGCACCAGCCGCCGCGGGGGGCGCACCGCGCCGGGACCGACGCGGTGCTGCTCGCCCGGCTGCTCGCGCCGCGGGCCGGCGACCGGCTCTGCGACGTCGGCGCCGGGACCGGCGCCGTCGGCCTCGCCTGCGCGGCCCTGGCGCCGGGCCTCCGGCCGACCCTGGTCGAGCGCGACCCGGCGCTCGCCGGGCAGGCCCGCGCGAACGCGGCCCTCAACGGCATCGACGCGCAGGTCCTGGTCGCCGACGTGCTGGCGCCCGCGGCGGAACGCCGCGCCGCCGGTCTGCTGCCGGACAGTTTCGACGTGGTGCTCACCAACCCGCCGTTCTTCGCCGCCGGCGGCCACCGCGCCTCGCCGAACCCGGGCCGCGCCGCCGCCCACACCTTCGCGGGCGGCGATCTCGACACCTGGATCCGGACCTGCACGGCGATCCTGCGGCCCGGCGGCCGGCTCGGCCTCATCCACCGGGCGGACGCCCTCCCGGCCTGCCTCGACGCCCTCCGGGGGCGCTACGGCAAGCTGGCGATCCGCCCGGTCCATCCCCGCGGCGACGCGCCCGCGATCCGCGTGCTGATCGCGGCGACCCGCGGCAGCCGCGCCTCACCGAGCCTGCTGCCGCCCCTCGTCCTGCACGGCGCCGGCGGCGCCTTCACCGACGAGGCCGAGGCGCTCCATCGCGGCGCGCCCTGGCAGGCGCCCTGA
- a CDS encoding putative signal transducing protein: MIELIRANDVVLIGFARSILEAAEIPVLVADSHMSLMEGSIGVFGQRLLVPRDHEAQARRLLTDAGIAHELRQP; the protein is encoded by the coding sequence ATGATCGAGCTGATCCGGGCCAACGACGTCGTGCTGATCGGATTCGCCCGGTCAATCCTCGAGGCGGCCGAGATCCCGGTCCTCGTGGCCGACAGCCACATGAGCCTGATGGAGGGGTCGATCGGCGTCTTCGGCCAGCGCCTCCTGGTGCCGCGCGACCACGAGGCCCAGGCCCGCCGCCTGCTGACGGATGCCGGCATCGCCCACGAGTTGCGCCAGCCGTGA